A single genomic interval of Atribacterota bacterium harbors:
- the pdxT gene encoding pyridoxal 5'-phosphate synthase glutaminase subunit PdxT encodes MKVGILALQGAFLEHLMMIKQCGQEVIPVKNKSELNQVKCLIIPGGESTAIGRLMNRSQLDERIIDLYNQTNIPIFGTCAGMILLAKKVEGQHQPTLGLIDITVRRNAYGRQIESFEVELEITGVTPPLFKGIFIRAPYITKTGENIQKLCSFNQNIVLAKEGNILVSSFHPELGNDLRIHQYFLKMCQ; translated from the coding sequence ATGAAAGTAGGGATTTTAGCACTACAGGGTGCATTTTTAGAGCATTTAATGATGATTAAGCAATGTGGACAGGAAGTGATACCAGTAAAAAACAAATCTGAGTTAAATCAGGTAAAGTGTCTGATAATACCTGGTGGAGAAAGTACTGCCATTGGAAGGTTAATGAATAGAAGTCAATTGGATGAAAGAATCATTGATCTTTATAATCAAACTAATATTCCTATTTTCGGAACTTGTGCTGGCATGATTTTATTAGCAAAAAAGGTAGAAGGACAACATCAACCTACTTTAGGATTAATTGATATCACTGTCAGGAGAAATGCCTATGGTAGGCAGATTGAGAGTTTTGAAGTTGAATTGGAAATTACCGGAGTCACTCCCCCTCTATTTAAAGGTATTTTTATTAGAGCTCCTTATATTACCAAAACTGGGGAAAATATCCAAAAATTGTGTTCTTTTAATCAAAATATCGTATTGGCTAAAGAGGGAAATATTCTGGTTTCATCTTTCCATCCCGAATTGGGAAATGATTTGAGAATACATCAATATTTTTTGAAAATGTGTCAATAA